A stretch of the Bacillus sp. FJAT-18017 genome encodes the following:
- the sspI gene encoding small acid-soluble spore protein SspI, with translation MDLNLRAAVIHNIANNTQQELEDTIVDAIQNGEEKMLPGLGVLFEIIWNNSSEDEKKEMLEALEGGLKK, from the coding sequence ATGGATTTAAATTTACGTGCAGCTGTCATCCATAATATTGCGAATAATACCCAGCAGGAGCTTGAGGATACCATTGTCGATGCCATTCAAAATGGTGAAGAAAAAATGCTTCCGGGCCTTGGCGTGCTTTTTGAAATCATTTGGAATAACTCTTCCGAAGATGAAAAAAAGGAAATGCTCGAGGCACTTGAAGGTGGTCTCAAAAAGTAA
- the pheS gene encoding phenylalanine--tRNA ligase subunit alpha: protein MQERLAELQTEALEKVEQAQNLKELNDVRVAYLGKKGPITEVLRGMGKLSAEERPKMGALVNEVRGAIEEAISSKQVQLEEAAVNERLASETIDVTLPGRPVKTGSPHPLTKIIEEIEDLFIGMGYQIAEGPEVEKDYYNFEALNLPKGHPARDMQDSFYITEDILMRTHTSPVQARTMEKQGGVGPIRIICPGKVYRRDNDDATHSHQFTQVEGLVVGENIRMSDLKGTLAEFSKKMFGEDRKIRLRPSFFPFTEPSVEMDISCKICGGHGCSVCKGTGWIEILGAGMVHPNVLEMAGYDSKKYTGFAFGMGPERIAMLKYGIDDIRHFYTNDIRFLKQFSEQE, encoded by the coding sequence ATGCAGGAAAGACTTGCAGAATTGCAAACTGAAGCACTTGAAAAAGTTGAACAGGCACAAAATTTGAAGGAATTAAATGATGTCCGTGTTGCTTATCTCGGAAAAAAGGGACCAATCACCGAGGTGCTGCGCGGGATGGGCAAGTTATCCGCTGAGGAACGGCCGAAAATGGGTGCGCTCGTCAATGAAGTAAGGGGAGCGATCGAGGAGGCTATTTCTAGTAAGCAGGTACAGCTTGAAGAAGCAGCCGTCAATGAGCGCCTTGCCTCCGAAACAATTGATGTAACCCTGCCTGGCCGTCCGGTCAAGACAGGCAGCCCTCATCCTCTTACAAAAATTATTGAAGAAATCGAAGACCTTTTCATCGGAATGGGCTACCAAATTGCTGAAGGGCCGGAAGTCGAAAAGGATTATTATAACTTTGAAGCCCTAAATCTGCCAAAAGGCCATCCGGCTCGTGATATGCAGGATTCATTTTACATAACCGAAGATATCCTCATGCGCACCCACACATCCCCTGTGCAGGCTAGGACGATGGAAAAGCAGGGTGGAGTAGGGCCGATCCGAATCATCTGCCCTGGCAAGGTGTATCGCCGTGATAACGATGATGCGACTCACTCACATCAATTCACCCAGGTTGAAGGGCTTGTTGTTGGTGAAAACATACGGATGAGCGACCTTAAGGGAACCCTTGCTGAGTTTTCTAAGAAAATGTTCGGTGAGGACAGGAAAATCAGGCTTCGCCCTAGCTTTTTCCCATTCACTGAGCCGTCAGTTGAAATGGACATTTCCTGTAAAATTTGCGGCGGTCATGGCTGCAGCGTCTGTAAGGGAACAGGCTGGATTGAAATTTTAGGCGCGGGCATGGTTCATCCGAACGTGCTTGAAATGGCTGGCTATGACTCTAAAAAATACACTGGTTTCGCTTTTGGAATGGGACCGGAGAGAATCGCAATGCTAAAGTACGGAATTGACGATATTCGCCATTTCTATACAAACGACATTCGTTTCCTAAAGCAGTTCTCAGAGCAGGAATAA
- a CDS encoding M42 family metallopeptidase, protein MAQQLDETLQMLKALTDAKGIPGNEREVREVMKEYIAPYADEITTDGLGSLIATKTGKEGGPKIMVAGHLDEVGFMATQIDEKGFIRFQPVGGWWGQVMLAQRVTIVTRKGEVTGVIGSKPPHILTAEQRKKPVEIKDMFIDIGATSRDEASEWGVRPGDMIVPYFEFTVMKNEKMLLAKAWDNRIGCAVAIDVLKQLKDVEHPNVVYGVGTIQEEVGLRGARTAAAKIEPDIGFGVDVGIAGDTPGVTEKEALGKMGKGPQIILYDASMVSHKGLRDFITDTADELGIPYQFDTVPGGGTDAGAIHLSHKGVPALAITIATRYIHSHAAMLHRDDYENTVKLIVEVVKRLDAQTVENIKLG, encoded by the coding sequence ATGGCACAACAATTAGATGAAACATTGCAAATGCTAAAAGCACTGACCGATGCAAAGGGCATCCCTGGCAATGAGAGGGAAGTCCGCGAGGTTATGAAAGAGTACATAGCTCCATATGCAGATGAAATTACAACAGATGGCCTTGGCAGCTTGATTGCCACAAAGACAGGCAAGGAAGGCGGACCGAAAATCATGGTAGCCGGCCATCTGGATGAAGTTGGCTTTATGGCTACACAAATCGATGAAAAGGGCTTTATTCGCTTCCAGCCTGTTGGCGGTTGGTGGGGCCAGGTCATGCTCGCCCAGCGTGTTACAATCGTTACCCGCAAAGGTGAGGTGACGGGTGTTATCGGGTCAAAGCCCCCTCATATCCTAACGGCCGAACAAAGGAAAAAGCCGGTCGAAATCAAGGATATGTTCATTGATATTGGCGCGACAAGCAGGGATGAGGCATCCGAGTGGGGAGTCCGCCCTGGTGATATGATCGTTCCTTACTTTGAATTCACTGTCATGAAAAACGAAAAGATGCTGCTTGCAAAAGCGTGGGATAATCGGATTGGCTGTGCGGTGGCCATTGATGTCCTGAAGCAGTTGAAGGATGTGGAGCATCCTAACGTGGTATATGGAGTTGGTACAATCCAGGAGGAAGTTGGCCTGCGCGGCGCAAGGACAGCAGCTGCTAAAATTGAGCCTGATATCGGCTTTGGCGTCGATGTCGGAATTGCCGGTGACACACCAGGGGTTACTGAGAAAGAAGCACTTGGAAAAATGGGTAAAGGCCCGCAAATCATCCTTTACGATGCATCAATGGTGTCCCATAAGGGGCTTCGCGATTTCATCACTGATACAGCGGATGAATTAGGCATTCCTTACCAATTTGATACTGTCCCTGGCGGCGGTACGGACGCGGGTGCCATTCATCTTTCTCATAAAGGCGTTCCGGCACTGGCGATTACAATTGCTACCAGATATATTCACTCTCATGCAGCGATGCTTCACCGTGATGATTATGAAAATACAGTCAAACTAATTGTTGAAGTTGTTAAGCGGCTTGACGCACAAACTGTTGAAAACATTAAGTTGGGTTAA
- a CDS encoding TrmH family RNA methyltransferase, whose product MKHIQSAQNPQVKQWKKLAMKKERERTGLFLAEGFHLVEEALKDSGTVIELIIADETDIPHRLDYKDTPVTIVTKEIFKSLSETETPQGILAVCKQESVNESLADANTLLLLDAVQDPGNLGTMIRTADAAGIDAVIVGSGSVDIYNPKVLRSAQGSHFHLPVLTGKLDEWIPKLKAKGIPVYGTALENARTYTDAAPGSTFALLVGNEGNGVSKHLLSITDDNLYVPIHGKSESLNVAVAAGILLYSLKNSANV is encoded by the coding sequence GTGAAGCACATCCAATCTGCCCAAAACCCACAGGTGAAACAATGGAAAAAACTTGCGATGAAAAAAGAGCGTGAGAGAACAGGCCTTTTTTTAGCAGAAGGGTTTCACTTGGTGGAGGAAGCACTTAAAGATTCAGGTACTGTAATTGAATTAATTATTGCGGATGAAACCGATATTCCCCATCGATTGGATTATAAGGATACCCCGGTTACAATCGTAACAAAGGAAATTTTCAAAAGCCTATCGGAAACCGAAACCCCCCAGGGAATTCTTGCTGTATGCAAGCAAGAATCCGTTAATGAAAGCTTGGCTGATGCTAATACGCTTCTATTACTGGATGCTGTCCAGGACCCGGGGAATCTTGGAACAATGATACGGACTGCAGATGCAGCCGGTATTGACGCGGTTATAGTAGGGTCAGGCAGTGTTGATATTTACAATCCAAAGGTACTTCGTTCTGCACAGGGAAGCCATTTCCACCTGCCAGTTTTAACAGGAAAGCTTGATGAGTGGATCCCGAAGCTGAAGGCGAAGGGCATTCCGGTATACGGAACAGCACTGGAGAACGCCCGGACATATACAGATGCAGCGCCAGGCAGCACATTTGCCCTGCTGGTCGGAAACGAAGGCAACGGTGTGTCCAAACACCTGCTGTCTATTACAGACGACAATTTGTATGTTCCAATCCATGGAAAAAGTGAGTCTCTAAATGTTGCGGTTGCAGCCGGGATTCTCCTTTATTCCTTGAAAAATTCAGCAAACGTTTGA
- a CDS encoding CvpA family protein gives MLDLAIILLFIMGFFIGLKRGFILQFIHLIGFIVAYIVAYKYYDILAPRLKLWVPYPSLGETSPLSVLTSATGAEDAFYRAFAFIAIFIAVKVLIQIIGAMLDFLAHLPIIKHLNIWAGGALGFLEVYLILFLLLYIGALVPMGFIQEAMKDSVLAEGMIKHTPVLSQQLKEWWIDNIAA, from the coding sequence ATGCTGGATTTAGCTATAATTCTTTTATTCATTATGGGTTTTTTTATCGGCCTAAAACGGGGTTTCATTCTGCAATTTATTCATTTAATTGGATTTATCGTTGCATACATAGTTGCTTATAAGTATTATGATATCCTCGCGCCAAGGCTAAAGCTATGGGTTCCATATCCGTCACTTGGTGAAACATCGCCACTTTCTGTTTTGACATCAGCAACAGGGGCGGAAGATGCTTTCTACCGGGCATTTGCATTCATCGCTATATTCATCGCAGTAAAGGTGCTGATTCAGATCATCGGGGCGATGCTCGATTTTCTTGCCCACCTGCCAATTATAAAACATTTGAATATTTGGGCAGGGGGAGCACTTGGCTTCCTGGAAGTTTACTTGATTTTGTTTTTATTATTGTATATCGGGGCGCTTGTTCCGATGGGCTTCATTCAGGAGGCTATGAAGGATTCTGTCCTGGCTGAAGGTATGATCAAACACACTCCAGTTCTTTCACAGCAGCTCAAGGAATGGTGGATTGACAATATCGCTGCTTGA
- the pheT gene encoding phenylalanine--tRNA ligase subunit beta gives MFVSYKWLQDYVDLSGVSASELAEKITKSGIEVEGVETLNEGITGVVIGHVLQREQHPNADKLSKCQVDIGEENPVQIICGAPNVAQGQKVAVAKTGAVLPGNFKIKKAKLRGEESNGMICSLQELGMEGKIVPKEYAEGIFVFPADAVPGEDAIEALNRDDQVLELSLTPNRADAMSMLGVAYEVAAILGREVKLPKTKLSESDEKASDYIKVSVEAPEDNPLYAAKVIKNVKIGPSPLWMQTRLMAAGIRPHNNVVDITNYILLEYGQPLHAFDYDRLGSKEILVRRAHVGEKIVTLDDAERTLTPDHLVITNGTEPVAIAGVMGGANSEVTSDTTTVLLESAYFTGGTIRKASKDHGLRSEASSRYEKGVDPNRVRAAGERAAALMAEYAEGVVLEGSVEADTLSIEPAVVTLNTVKMNSFLGMELTITDVTEIFARLGFETTVEGTDVTVTVPTRRGDITIPEDLYEEVSRLYGYDNIPQTLPSGEQLAGMLSPYQAKRRVVRNYLEGAGLYQAITYSLTSEEKVSQFALEKTEPIKLAMPMSEERSQLRLSILPQLLEVLKYNGARQADSLAVYEVGAVFLSKGEELPAEEEHLAAAITGLWHSHPWQGEKKPVDFFVLKGVVEGLTEKLGLAERVTYAAVQLDNMHPGRTAEILLDGVRIGFVGQVHPTLQNELDLKDTYVLELKLEALLEADKEPLHYEPIPRFPSITRDIALVVDTAAAAGDLRSIILESGTPLLKEADVFDLYEGEHMEAGKKSIAFSLKYFNPERTLTDEEVTKVHNKVLRALEEKAGAVLRA, from the coding sequence ATGTTTGTTTCATATAAATGGCTCCAGGATTATGTTGATTTATCTGGAGTGTCAGCTAGTGAGTTAGCTGAAAAAATTACAAAAAGCGGGATTGAAGTTGAAGGTGTAGAAACCCTTAATGAAGGAATCACCGGTGTCGTTATCGGGCATGTACTCCAGCGTGAACAGCATCCCAATGCTGATAAATTAAGCAAATGCCAAGTTGATATCGGGGAGGAAAACCCGGTTCAAATCATTTGCGGTGCTCCGAATGTGGCACAGGGTCAGAAAGTGGCTGTAGCTAAAACAGGTGCTGTTCTGCCAGGCAATTTTAAAATCAAGAAGGCGAAATTGCGCGGTGAGGAATCCAACGGAATGATTTGTTCACTTCAGGAGCTGGGAATGGAAGGGAAAATCGTCCCAAAAGAATACGCAGAGGGCATCTTCGTTTTCCCTGCTGACGCTGTACCTGGTGAAGACGCGATTGAGGCATTGAACAGGGATGACCAGGTTCTTGAATTGAGTCTGACACCCAATCGTGCAGATGCAATGAGCATGCTCGGTGTTGCCTACGAAGTGGCAGCCATTTTGGGCAGAGAGGTCAAGCTTCCTAAAACAAAGTTAAGTGAGTCAGATGAAAAAGCATCGGATTATATTAAAGTTTCTGTTGAAGCACCAGAAGATAATCCATTATATGCTGCAAAAGTAATTAAAAACGTTAAAATCGGCCCATCTCCGCTTTGGATGCAAACACGGTTGATGGCGGCTGGTATTCGACCGCACAACAATGTTGTCGACATTACCAACTACATCCTGCTTGAATATGGCCAGCCTCTTCATGCTTTTGATTATGACAGGCTCGGATCAAAGGAAATTCTTGTCCGACGTGCACATGTTGGTGAAAAAATTGTTACCCTTGATGATGCAGAAAGAACTCTCACACCTGACCATCTTGTTATTACAAATGGCACAGAGCCGGTTGCAATTGCTGGAGTAATGGGCGGAGCTAATTCAGAGGTAACCTCTGATACGACAACTGTCCTGCTTGAATCGGCTTATTTCACAGGAGGCACAATCCGCAAGGCTTCGAAAGACCATGGCCTGCGCAGTGAAGCAAGTTCCCGCTACGAAAAAGGAGTCGATCCTAACCGTGTGCGTGCTGCTGGTGAACGGGCTGCAGCATTAATGGCAGAATACGCTGAAGGTGTGGTTCTGGAAGGGTCAGTTGAAGCCGATACTTTAAGTATTGAACCTGCAGTTGTTACACTTAATACGGTAAAAATGAATTCCTTCCTTGGAATGGAATTGACAATAACCGATGTTACCGAAATTTTTGCGCGGTTAGGCTTTGAAACGACTGTAGAAGGAACTGACGTCACTGTAACTGTTCCAACTCGTCGAGGGGATATCACCATTCCTGAAGACTTGTACGAGGAAGTATCACGCCTATATGGCTATGACAACATCCCGCAAACCTTGCCTTCCGGCGAACAGCTGGCAGGAATGTTATCTCCATACCAGGCTAAGCGCAGGGTGGTCAGGAATTACCTTGAAGGCGCTGGTCTATATCAGGCGATAACTTATTCGTTAACAAGTGAAGAAAAAGTTTCCCAATTTGCTCTTGAAAAAACAGAACCAATCAAGCTTGCCATGCCGATGAGTGAAGAACGCAGCCAGCTTCGGTTAAGCATCCTTCCACAATTGCTTGAAGTGCTGAAATACAACGGTGCCCGGCAGGCAGACAGCCTTGCAGTCTATGAAGTAGGCGCAGTATTCCTTTCAAAAGGCGAAGAGCTGCCTGCCGAAGAGGAGCATCTTGCTGCGGCAATAACTGGCCTATGGCATTCACATCCATGGCAGGGAGAGAAGAAACCTGTTGATTTCTTTGTTCTAAAAGGCGTGGTTGAAGGCCTTACTGAAAAGCTCGGTCTTGCAGAACGAGTCACCTACGCGGCTGTTCAGCTGGATAACATGCATCCTGGCCGTACCGCTGAAATCCTGTTGGATGGAGTAAGAATCGGTTTTGTTGGCCAAGTTCATCCTACTTTGCAAAATGAACTGGATTTAAAGGATACGTATGTACTTGAACTTAAGCTCGAAGCATTGCTTGAGGCGGATAAAGAACCACTGCACTACGAACCAATCCCACGTTTCCCTTCCATCACGAGGGATATTGCACTTGTCGTTGATACGGCAGCTGCGGCTGGAGACCTACGCAGTATTATCCTTGAGAGCGGGACACCTCTTCTTAAAGAGGCTGATGTGTTTGACCTTTATGAAGGCGAGCACATGGAAGCGGGCAAAAAGTCAATTGCGTTCTCTTTGAAGTACTTTAACCCTGAGCGGACCCTTACGGATGAAGAGGTAACGAAGGTCCATAACAAGGTGTTAAGGGCATTGGAAGAAAAAGCAGGGGCAGTCCTGAGAGCTTAA
- the rnhC gene encoding ribonuclease HIII: MGTAVITVTPEQIHKLREHYSRFIIEKLPQGSVFAAKTPSCMVTAYKSGKVLFQGSGAENEAAQWGNPASSPSAAGSKKTTVKKPAPGSHLPAGFNLLSVIGSDEVGTGDYFGPITVVAAYARKQDLPLLKELGVRDSKDLNDERIIAIAKDIKDVIPYSLLTLHNEKYNEMQQSGMSQGKLKALLHNQAIGHVLKKIAPEMPDAILIDQFAEAGIYYNHLKGQKAIIRDKVFFSTKAEGLHLSVAAASILARYAFIRHFENLSAEAGFLIPKGAGPKVDEAAAKLILTKGQQALPKFVKLHFANTQKAKNLVAKRRSNH, from the coding sequence TTGGGAACTGCCGTCATTACCGTAACACCTGAGCAAATCCATAAATTGAGGGAGCACTATTCCCGTTTTATTATAGAGAAGCTGCCGCAGGGCAGTGTTTTCGCAGCCAAAACTCCTTCCTGTATGGTCACTGCCTATAAATCAGGGAAAGTACTATTTCAGGGTTCAGGCGCTGAAAACGAAGCCGCTCAATGGGGAAATCCCGCTTCGAGCCCAAGTGCCGCAGGCTCAAAAAAAACTACTGTAAAAAAGCCGGCTCCCGGTTCACACCTGCCTGCTGGCTTCAACCTCTTATCAGTAATCGGTTCAGATGAAGTAGGTACCGGCGACTACTTTGGGCCGATTACTGTTGTCGCCGCCTATGCCCGGAAACAGGATCTGCCGCTTCTTAAGGAACTTGGTGTCCGTGATTCCAAGGACTTAAATGATGAGAGAATTATTGCAATCGCCAAGGACATAAAAGATGTGATTCCCTATAGCCTGCTGACTCTCCATAACGAAAAGTACAATGAGATGCAGCAGTCAGGTATGTCTCAAGGCAAATTGAAGGCGCTCCTACATAACCAGGCAATCGGACATGTCCTTAAAAAAATTGCTCCTGAAATGCCAGATGCTATTTTAATTGACCAATTTGCTGAGGCCGGGATTTATTACAACCATTTGAAAGGCCAGAAGGCAATTATCCGCGACAAGGTCTTTTTCAGTACTAAGGCTGAAGGGTTGCACTTATCCGTTGCAGCAGCGTCGATTCTTGCGCGTTATGCATTTATCCGGCACTTTGAAAATCTTTCAGCGGAAGCAGGGTTTCTAATACCAAAAGGCGCCGGACCAAAAGTAGATGAAGCCGCCGCAAAGCTAATATTGACAAAAGGGCAGCAGGCTCTTCCGAAATTTGTGAAGCTTCACTTTGCCAATACTCAAAAAGCCAAGAATCTAGTCGCGAAAAGAAGAAGCAACCACTAG
- the polX gene encoding DNA polymerase/3'-5' exonuclease PolX produces MEKNKKDVIGLLETIAVYMELKGENPFKVSAFRKAAFALETDNRSLSGITDFTAISGIGKGTAAVIEEFIQEGSSSVLKELQEEVPAGLVPLLKLPGLGGKKLAKLHDLLGIEDIADLEEACRLHKISELPGFGKKSEEKILAAIEKAGERPERLPLAYMLPIAAKIEMQLSEMNDIEKFSRAGSIRRWAETVKDLDFIIATSNPESVRQQLLGLPDIKEIIGAGDTKVSITFGFDYDISADFRLVSSDEYATALHHFTGSKDHNVRMRQLAKERGEKISEYGVESEAGVKTFNTEEEFYAHFGLPFFPPEIREDGTEVEKYTPEFGLVGIEQIQGDLHMHSTWSDGAHTIEEMAEACRAMGYSYIAITDHSQFLKVANGLTPERLREQNEEIRRLNAKYNDFKILSGVEMDILPDGTLDYDDELLGELDIVIASIHSAFSQPREKIMARLRTALENPHVDIIAHPTGRLIGRRAGYDVDIDMLLNLAKETNTALELNANPHRLDLSYEYLKKAQEIGVKIAINTDAHKVGMLNHMQIGVAAARKGWIKGSSVLNTYTLDELLQFLHHRN; encoded by the coding sequence ATGGAAAAAAATAAAAAAGATGTAATTGGACTGCTTGAGACCATTGCTGTTTATATGGAACTTAAAGGGGAAAATCCGTTTAAAGTATCGGCTTTCAGAAAAGCAGCCTTTGCTTTGGAAACCGATAATCGCAGCCTTTCCGGAATTACTGATTTTACAGCTATATCCGGTATAGGCAAAGGGACTGCTGCGGTAATAGAAGAATTTATCCAGGAAGGCAGCTCCTCCGTTCTTAAGGAACTGCAGGAAGAAGTCCCTGCAGGGTTAGTTCCGCTATTAAAGCTTCCAGGCCTAGGCGGGAAAAAACTCGCCAAGCTCCATGATCTTCTTGGGATCGAGGATATCGCAGATCTGGAAGAAGCATGCCGGCTGCATAAAATTTCGGAATTACCGGGATTCGGGAAAAAATCCGAAGAGAAAATCCTGGCTGCCATCGAAAAAGCGGGCGAACGTCCAGAACGTCTTCCGCTAGCTTACATGCTGCCAATTGCAGCGAAAATTGAAATGCAACTATCTGAAATGAACGATATTGAAAAGTTTTCAAGAGCCGGAAGTATTCGCCGATGGGCTGAAACAGTCAAGGACCTTGACTTCATCATTGCCACAAGCAACCCGGAATCGGTAAGGCAACAGCTGCTGGGACTTCCGGATATAAAGGAAATTATCGGTGCAGGTGATACTAAGGTCTCGATCACCTTTGGGTTCGACTATGATATTTCGGCCGATTTCCGGCTTGTTTCAAGTGATGAATATGCGACTGCCCTCCACCATTTTACCGGTTCAAAGGACCACAATGTTCGAATGAGGCAGCTTGCTAAGGAACGCGGGGAAAAGATCAGCGAGTATGGGGTTGAATCAGAGGCGGGTGTAAAGACTTTTAATACAGAGGAAGAGTTTTACGCCCATTTCGGCTTGCCTTTCTTTCCTCCTGAAATTCGCGAAGATGGCACTGAAGTGGAGAAATACACACCGGAGTTCGGACTGGTTGGCATTGAACAAATCCAGGGCGATCTTCATATGCACTCAACATGGAGTGATGGAGCCCACACAATTGAAGAGATGGCTGAAGCGTGCAGGGCAATGGGGTATAGCTATATCGCCATTACCGACCACTCACAATTTTTAAAGGTGGCCAATGGACTGACTCCGGAACGACTTCGGGAGCAGAACGAAGAAATACGCCGCTTAAATGCCAAATATAATGATTTTAAAATTCTCTCCGGAGTTGAGATGGATATCCTGCCGGACGGCACTCTGGATTATGACGACGAATTGCTTGGGGAACTTGATATCGTTATCGCATCAATTCATTCCGCCTTTTCACAGCCTCGTGAAAAAATCATGGCAAGGCTGAGAACGGCACTTGAGAATCCACATGTCGATATCATTGCCCATCCTACTGGAAGGCTGATTGGACGCAGGGCTGGGTATGATGTTGATATCGACATGCTGCTGAACTTGGCAAAGGAAACAAATACGGCACTGGAGCTGAATGCAAATCCGCATCGGCTTGACCTTTCTTACGAATACTTGAAGAAAGCCCAGGAAATTGGCGTAAAGATTGCAATTAATACAGATGCCCACAAAGTAGGGATGTTGAACCATATGCAAATCGGAGTTGCCGCCGCCAGGAAAGGCTGGATTAAAGGCAGTTCAGTCCTGAATACGTATACTTTGGACGAACTGCTTCAATTTTTGCATCACCGTAATTGA
- the zapA gene encoding cell division protein ZapA, with protein MSNVNKNRTTVDIFGQQYVIIGPESSSHVRLVASLVDDKMREISSKNPSLDVNKLAVLTAVNAVNDFIKIRDELEKLKSETGRDKG; from the coding sequence GTGTCAAATGTAAATAAAAATAGGACAACGGTCGATATATTTGGCCAGCAATATGTCATAATCGGTCCGGAAAGCTCAAGCCATGTCAGGCTGGTGGCATCACTGGTCGATGACAAAATGCGGGAAATCAGTTCCAAGAATCCTTCGTTAGATGTGAATAAACTGGCTGTTCTGACCGCGGTTAATGCTGTAAATGATTTTATTAAAATTAGAGACGAGCTGGAAAAGCTGAAATCAGAAACGGGAAGGGATAAGGGTTAA